One Amaranthus tricolor cultivar Red isolate AtriRed21 chromosome 1, ASM2621246v1, whole genome shotgun sequence DNA window includes the following coding sequences:
- the LOC130797640 gene encoding histone-lysine N-methyltransferase ATXR7 isoform X1, whose protein sequence is MVSSPCLLDSTKFQRKRESDLLSPCKRLKVSASDVFDDFTPDLHGNCGVASSSSWLSSYCDSKGQMSLCSSLERSCQVNGNPDAASHASGAAGISYPSESCNGYDLPGCVSGWMYYNELRQLCGPYMEQQLFEGLSTGFLPDELPVYPVMDGSLLNPVKLLLFKRYPEHVATGFMYLDRASSGIFTTTNSHAVTGQVTNTVSSSVITSYDQQTHAQHTCYNSDVIISESKSAPGSIVIQQQPFSWEERCWLYLDGYGGASGPHSISELYYWHQYGYLQSSVMIHHMNSICSPFTLLSLVNVWHKESSTVIASAEDNIGNSSQLISILSDKTGSQLHDGIMKAARRLILDEIIGNVILDFAALKKTQKQIKNVHGAEDIRISSLDFERSKAIAGERNSRASLSVIGSSNDDVSTSGYSAKEMLKESCTIQNAKCIGSIENFREVNKAICQVIFDHCMKVLWRSVFYGPVANCARTWRKRTRSSLNRNEEAAALSKKSFGSPKAAKINTVIGKFEEPADDLDCPPGFHSIVQDSLPCNSSMISNMQSSDDLISNPSTHHHNGDREGIVARVEEELHMFAKTSMVDYLMTTVEKEVISIVKCSKINVQNEVEVEKSCKLSNDNDGEHNNALEMIQGLDSDHICVDDSQIPFQETKYSRQPAVSPHKHSLLDFIEIGFRKVRVPATNVIDEYVADDPPPPGFTDLAHEPCAQDLCLRDQLKISIEAIKSRQLADSACDIDLSDFVGNAFKRLGMPTSNVVNDKFTNDPPLPGSGSKIENVVSSSIANFGQLGIGEAIPKQKKHMALASCRLKLHRDVLREWLSSFYDDLYLLLKSLNPVQEEVITKSEDSLKFTPIQPELDFHTERSKSCHNSGPSEVPVVEEITYSRRKKVQNNSGAEPSSALLRDFKFHLQLKKIGKPKSSENKSGSRASGIENEKPKAKEFFHKETGSSPVTFKVRAGKRNLAKDRQSIRSSNCQKLRKDATPQSTVAVAGPNCGLEGVLSLEADSNDYEELSSCTNLSISRKYEHAADRFQEMKKSSAVSKLKRKHLVDESPSLPVKIPKLTGVDAKKTTSKKTEKIAKLSNSRVSSSCPVSVGCARSSIDGWKWHKWSLHARPAERARVRGIKLTTMQRSTSDSSGSHLSNVKGITARTNRVKMRNLLAAADGAELLKTSQLKARKKRLRFQRSKIHDWGLVALEPIEADDFVIEYVGELIRPRISDIREIQYEKMGIGSSYLFRLDDGCVVDATKRGGIARFINHSCEPNCYTKIVSVEGQKRIFIYAKRHISAGEEITYNYKFPLEEKKIPCNCGSKRCHGSMN, encoded by the exons ATGGTATCGTCTCCATGTTTATTGGATTCGACGAAGTTCCAACGAAAACGAGAATCAGATTTATTATCTCCTTGTAAAAGGCTAAAAGTTTCAGCTTCGGATGTATTCGACGATTTTACACCAGATTTACACGGCAATTGTGGTGTAGCATCATCATCTTCGTG GTTGTCTTCTTATTGTGATTCTAAAGGTCAAATGTCATTGTGTTCGAGCTTAGAGAGGAGTTGCCAGGTGAATGGTAACCCAGATGCTGCTTCTCATGCTTCTGGCGCTGCCGGAATTTCTTACCCCAGTGAAAGTTGTAATGGGTATGACTTACCGGGTTGTGTATCAGGATGGATGTATTATAATGAATTGCGTCAGCTATGTGGGCCTTATATGGAGCAGCagttgtttgaaggattgtcaACGGGTTTTCTGCCAGATGAGCTTCCTGTTTATCCTGTTATGGATGGTTCATTACTGAATCCTGTGAAACTGCTGCTCTTCAAACGGTATCCTGAACATGTCGCCACAGGATTTATGTATCTTGATAGAGCTTCTTCTGGCATTTTCACGACTACAAACAGCCATGCTGTAACTGGACAAGTTACCAATACTGTATCTAGTTCAGTTATTACAAGTTATGATCAACAGACTCATGCCCAACATACTTGTTATAATTCTGATGTTATAATATCAGAATCAAAATCAGCACCGGGGTCCATTGTGATTCAGCAGCAG CCTTTTTCATGGGAAGAAAGATGCTGGCTATACCTTGATGGTTACGGGGGGGCATCAGGGCCACACTCTATTTCAGAACTTTACTACTGGCACCAATATGGTTATCTACAGAGTTCTGTCATG ATACATCATATGAATAGTATTTGCAGTCCGTTCACTCTATTGTCTTTGGTCAATGTTTGGCATAAAGAGAGTTCTACTGTAATTGCATCAGCAGAAGATAATATTGGCAACTCGTCTCAGCTTATATCCATATTATCTGATAAAACTGGGTCCCAATTGCATGATGGTATCATGAAAGCAGCACGTCGGTTGATTTTAGATGAGATCATTGGCAATGTCATACTAGATTTTGCTGCTTTGAAGAAGACTCAGAAACAAATAAAGAATGTGCATGGTGCTGAGGATATTAGAATTTCCTCCCTTGATTTTGAAAGG TCTAAAGCCATTGCTGGGGAAAGGAATAGTCGTGCTTCTCTTTCTGTAATAGGTTCCAGTAATGATGATGTCTCGACTTCAGGATATTCTGCCAAAGAAATGCTCAAGGAGAGTTGCACTATCCAGAACGCGAAATGTATTGGAAGTATTGAGAACTTTCGGGAGGTCAATAAAGCAATCTGCCAAGTAATCTTTGATCACTGTATGAAGGTTTTGTGGCGTTCTGTCTTTTATGGACCTGTAGCAAATTGTGCGCGCACTTGGAGGAAAAGAACACGTTCATCACTCAACCGTAATGAAGAAGCAGCTGCTTTGAGCAAAAAATCTTTTGGTTCCCCAAAGGCTGCAAAAATCAATACTGTAATC GGAAAATTTGAGGAACCTGCTGATGATCTTGATTGTCCTCCTGGATTTCATTCTATTGTGCAAGATTCTCTTCCATGTAATTCGTCTATGATATCTAATATGCAATCTAGTGATGATCTGATATCCAACCCTAGTACTCATCATCATAATGGAGATAGGGAAGGTATAGTTGCAAGGGTAGAAGAGGAACTTCACATGTTTGCAAAGACTTCCATGGTTGACTACTTGATGACTACTGTTGAAAAAGAAGTGATTAGTATAGTCAAGTGTTCAAAGATTAATGTACAAAATGAG GTTGAAGTAGAAAAATCCTGTAAATTGTCCAATGACAATGATGGTGAACATAATAATGCTTTGGAGATGATCCAGGGGCTAGACTCTGATCACATCTGTGTTGATGATTCTCAGATTCCTTTCCAAGAGACCAAATACTCACGGCAGCCTGCCGTGTCTCCTCACAAGCACTCTTTACTTGATTTTATTGAAATTGGCTTTAGGAAAGTGAGGGTACCTGCGACCAATGTAATTGATGAATATGTTGCTGATGATCCACCGCCCCCTGGGTTTACTGATTTGGCTCATGAACCATGTGCTCAAGACTTGTGCTTGCGAGATCAATTGAAAATCTCGATTGAGGCAATAAAGTCTCGTCAGTTAGCTGATTCAGCATGTGACATTGATTTATCTGACTTTGTAGGAAATGCTTTTAAGAGATTGGGTATGCCTACATCTAATGTAGTTAATGATAAATTTACTAATGATCCTCCTTTGCCTGGATCGGGGAGTAAAATTGAAAATGTCGTTTCATCAAGCATTGCCAATTTCGGACAGTTAGGTATAGGTGAGGCCATTCCTAAGCAAAAGAAGCATATGGCACTGGCGTCGTGCCGGCTAAAGTTGCATCGTGATGTGTTGAGAGAATGGTTATCCAGCTTTTATGATGATTTGTATCTGTTACTGAAGAGTCTTAATCCTGTTCAG GAGGAAGTCATTACCAAGAGTGAAGATTCACTTAAGTTTACTCCTATTCAGCCTGAGCTCGACTTTCATACAGAAAGATCAAAGAGTTGTCACAACTCAGGGCCATCTGAAGTTCCAGTTGTTGAAGAGATTACATATTCACGGAGaaagaaagtgcaaaataaTTCAGGAGCTGAACCAAGCTCTGCTCTGTTacgtgattttaaattccatcTTCAATTGAAGAAAATCGGGAAACCAAAGAGTTCTGAAAACAAATCTGGCTCAAGAGCTTCAGGCATTGAAAATGAAAAGCCGAAGGCGAAAGAATTTTTTCATAAGGAAACAGGATCATCTCCTGTAACTTTTAAAGTAAGAGCCGGTAAAAGAAATTTGGCCAAAGATCGTCAATCAATCAGGTCATCAAATTGTCAAAAGCTGCGAAAAGATGCGACTCCTCAGA GCACTGTTGCTGTTGCTGGTCCAAATTGTGGGTTGGAAGGGGTTCTTAGCTTGGAGGCAGATTCTAATGATTATGAGGAGCTTAGCAGCTGCACCAATCTTAGCATTTCCAGGAAGTATGAACATGCTGCTGATCGCTTCCAAGAAATGAAGAAAT cATCTGCAGTGTCGAAGCTTAAGCGAAAACATTTGGTAGATGAATCACCATCACTTCCGGTGAAGATTCCAAAGCTTACAGGTGTTGATGCCAAGAAAACAACATCCAAAAAGACAGAAAAAATCGCCAAGTTGAGCAATTCCAGGGTGTCAAGCTCCTGTCCCGTATCTGTTGGATGTGCTCGATCTTCAATTGATGGATGGAAATGGCATAAATGGTCCTTACATGCAAGACCTGCAGAAAGAGCTCGTGTTAGGGGAATTAAATTAACTACTATGCAGCGTTCTACTTCAGATAGTAGTGGCTCACATCTCTCCAATGTTAAGGGAATCACTGCTAGGACTAACAGGGTTAAAATGCGGAACCTACTTGCTGCAGCAGATGGTGCTGAGCTGTTGAAGACCTCTCAATTAAAG GCCAGGAAGAAGCGCCTACGTTTTCAGAGGAGTAAGATTCATGACTGGGGTCTTGTTGCATTGGAACCAATTGAAGCGGATGATTTTGTCATTGAATATGTTGGGGAACTAATTCGTCCACGG aTATCTGATATTAGGGAAATCCAGTATGAGAAGATGGGTATTGGCAGCAGCTATCTTTTTAGACTCGATGATGGTTGCGTG GTTGATGCTACTAAGCGCGGTGGCATTGCTAGATTCATAAACCATTCATGTGAG CCTAATTGCTACACTAAAATTGTAAGTGTTGAGGGTCAAAAGAGGATATTCATTTATGCAAAACGGCATATATCTGCTGGCGAAGAGATCACATACAATTACAAGTTTCCACTAGAGGAGAAAAAGATCCCTTGTAATTGTGGTTCAAAGAG GTGCCACGGTTCAATGAACTAA
- the LOC130797640 gene encoding histone-lysine N-methyltransferase ATXR7 isoform X2: MVSSPCLLDSTKFQRKRESDLLSPCKRLKVSASDVFDDFTPDLHGNCGVASSSSWLSSYCDSKGQMSLCSSLERSCQVNGNPDAASHASGAAGISYPSESCNGYDLPGCVSGWMYYNELRQLCGPYMEQQLFEGLSTGFLPDELPVYPVMDGSLLNPVKLLLFKRYPEHVATGFMYLDRASSGIFTTTNSHAVTGQVTNTVSSSVITSYDQQTHAQHTCYNSDVIISESKSAPGSIVIQQQPFSWEERCWLYLDGYGGASGPHSISELYYWHQYGYLQSSVMIHHMNSICSPFTLLSLVNVWHKESSTVIASAEDNIGNSSQLISILSDKTGSQLHDGIMKAARRLILDEIIGNVILDFAALKKTQKQIKNVHGAEDIRISSLDFERSKAIAGERNSRASLSVIGSSNDDVSTSGYSAKEMLKESCTIQNAKCIGSIENFREVNKAICQVIFDHCMKVLWRSVFYGPVANCARTWRKRTRSSLNRNEEAAALSKKSFGSPKAAKINTGKFEEPADDLDCPPGFHSIVQDSLPCNSSMISNMQSSDDLISNPSTHHHNGDREGIVARVEEELHMFAKTSMVDYLMTTVEKEVISIVKCSKINVQNEVEVEKSCKLSNDNDGEHNNALEMIQGLDSDHICVDDSQIPFQETKYSRQPAVSPHKHSLLDFIEIGFRKVRVPATNVIDEYVADDPPPPGFTDLAHEPCAQDLCLRDQLKISIEAIKSRQLADSACDIDLSDFVGNAFKRLGMPTSNVVNDKFTNDPPLPGSGSKIENVVSSSIANFGQLGIGEAIPKQKKHMALASCRLKLHRDVLREWLSSFYDDLYLLLKSLNPVQEEVITKSEDSLKFTPIQPELDFHTERSKSCHNSGPSEVPVVEEITYSRRKKVQNNSGAEPSSALLRDFKFHLQLKKIGKPKSSENKSGSRASGIENEKPKAKEFFHKETGSSPVTFKVRAGKRNLAKDRQSIRSSNCQKLRKDATPQSTVAVAGPNCGLEGVLSLEADSNDYEELSSCTNLSISRKYEHAADRFQEMKKSSAVSKLKRKHLVDESPSLPVKIPKLTGVDAKKTTSKKTEKIAKLSNSRVSSSCPVSVGCARSSIDGWKWHKWSLHARPAERARVRGIKLTTMQRSTSDSSGSHLSNVKGITARTNRVKMRNLLAAADGAELLKTSQLKARKKRLRFQRSKIHDWGLVALEPIEADDFVIEYVGELIRPRISDIREIQYEKMGIGSSYLFRLDDGCVVDATKRGGIARFINHSCEPNCYTKIVSVEGQKRIFIYAKRHISAGEEITYNYKFPLEEKKIPCNCGSKRCHGSMN; encoded by the exons ATGGTATCGTCTCCATGTTTATTGGATTCGACGAAGTTCCAACGAAAACGAGAATCAGATTTATTATCTCCTTGTAAAAGGCTAAAAGTTTCAGCTTCGGATGTATTCGACGATTTTACACCAGATTTACACGGCAATTGTGGTGTAGCATCATCATCTTCGTG GTTGTCTTCTTATTGTGATTCTAAAGGTCAAATGTCATTGTGTTCGAGCTTAGAGAGGAGTTGCCAGGTGAATGGTAACCCAGATGCTGCTTCTCATGCTTCTGGCGCTGCCGGAATTTCTTACCCCAGTGAAAGTTGTAATGGGTATGACTTACCGGGTTGTGTATCAGGATGGATGTATTATAATGAATTGCGTCAGCTATGTGGGCCTTATATGGAGCAGCagttgtttgaaggattgtcaACGGGTTTTCTGCCAGATGAGCTTCCTGTTTATCCTGTTATGGATGGTTCATTACTGAATCCTGTGAAACTGCTGCTCTTCAAACGGTATCCTGAACATGTCGCCACAGGATTTATGTATCTTGATAGAGCTTCTTCTGGCATTTTCACGACTACAAACAGCCATGCTGTAACTGGACAAGTTACCAATACTGTATCTAGTTCAGTTATTACAAGTTATGATCAACAGACTCATGCCCAACATACTTGTTATAATTCTGATGTTATAATATCAGAATCAAAATCAGCACCGGGGTCCATTGTGATTCAGCAGCAG CCTTTTTCATGGGAAGAAAGATGCTGGCTATACCTTGATGGTTACGGGGGGGCATCAGGGCCACACTCTATTTCAGAACTTTACTACTGGCACCAATATGGTTATCTACAGAGTTCTGTCATG ATACATCATATGAATAGTATTTGCAGTCCGTTCACTCTATTGTCTTTGGTCAATGTTTGGCATAAAGAGAGTTCTACTGTAATTGCATCAGCAGAAGATAATATTGGCAACTCGTCTCAGCTTATATCCATATTATCTGATAAAACTGGGTCCCAATTGCATGATGGTATCATGAAAGCAGCACGTCGGTTGATTTTAGATGAGATCATTGGCAATGTCATACTAGATTTTGCTGCTTTGAAGAAGACTCAGAAACAAATAAAGAATGTGCATGGTGCTGAGGATATTAGAATTTCCTCCCTTGATTTTGAAAGG TCTAAAGCCATTGCTGGGGAAAGGAATAGTCGTGCTTCTCTTTCTGTAATAGGTTCCAGTAATGATGATGTCTCGACTTCAGGATATTCTGCCAAAGAAATGCTCAAGGAGAGTTGCACTATCCAGAACGCGAAATGTATTGGAAGTATTGAGAACTTTCGGGAGGTCAATAAAGCAATCTGCCAAGTAATCTTTGATCACTGTATGAAGGTTTTGTGGCGTTCTGTCTTTTATGGACCTGTAGCAAATTGTGCGCGCACTTGGAGGAAAAGAACACGTTCATCACTCAACCGTAATGAAGAAGCAGCTGCTTTGAGCAAAAAATCTTTTGGTTCCCCAAAGGCTGCAAAAATCAATACT GGAAAATTTGAGGAACCTGCTGATGATCTTGATTGTCCTCCTGGATTTCATTCTATTGTGCAAGATTCTCTTCCATGTAATTCGTCTATGATATCTAATATGCAATCTAGTGATGATCTGATATCCAACCCTAGTACTCATCATCATAATGGAGATAGGGAAGGTATAGTTGCAAGGGTAGAAGAGGAACTTCACATGTTTGCAAAGACTTCCATGGTTGACTACTTGATGACTACTGTTGAAAAAGAAGTGATTAGTATAGTCAAGTGTTCAAAGATTAATGTACAAAATGAG GTTGAAGTAGAAAAATCCTGTAAATTGTCCAATGACAATGATGGTGAACATAATAATGCTTTGGAGATGATCCAGGGGCTAGACTCTGATCACATCTGTGTTGATGATTCTCAGATTCCTTTCCAAGAGACCAAATACTCACGGCAGCCTGCCGTGTCTCCTCACAAGCACTCTTTACTTGATTTTATTGAAATTGGCTTTAGGAAAGTGAGGGTACCTGCGACCAATGTAATTGATGAATATGTTGCTGATGATCCACCGCCCCCTGGGTTTACTGATTTGGCTCATGAACCATGTGCTCAAGACTTGTGCTTGCGAGATCAATTGAAAATCTCGATTGAGGCAATAAAGTCTCGTCAGTTAGCTGATTCAGCATGTGACATTGATTTATCTGACTTTGTAGGAAATGCTTTTAAGAGATTGGGTATGCCTACATCTAATGTAGTTAATGATAAATTTACTAATGATCCTCCTTTGCCTGGATCGGGGAGTAAAATTGAAAATGTCGTTTCATCAAGCATTGCCAATTTCGGACAGTTAGGTATAGGTGAGGCCATTCCTAAGCAAAAGAAGCATATGGCACTGGCGTCGTGCCGGCTAAAGTTGCATCGTGATGTGTTGAGAGAATGGTTATCCAGCTTTTATGATGATTTGTATCTGTTACTGAAGAGTCTTAATCCTGTTCAG GAGGAAGTCATTACCAAGAGTGAAGATTCACTTAAGTTTACTCCTATTCAGCCTGAGCTCGACTTTCATACAGAAAGATCAAAGAGTTGTCACAACTCAGGGCCATCTGAAGTTCCAGTTGTTGAAGAGATTACATATTCACGGAGaaagaaagtgcaaaataaTTCAGGAGCTGAACCAAGCTCTGCTCTGTTacgtgattttaaattccatcTTCAATTGAAGAAAATCGGGAAACCAAAGAGTTCTGAAAACAAATCTGGCTCAAGAGCTTCAGGCATTGAAAATGAAAAGCCGAAGGCGAAAGAATTTTTTCATAAGGAAACAGGATCATCTCCTGTAACTTTTAAAGTAAGAGCCGGTAAAAGAAATTTGGCCAAAGATCGTCAATCAATCAGGTCATCAAATTGTCAAAAGCTGCGAAAAGATGCGACTCCTCAGA GCACTGTTGCTGTTGCTGGTCCAAATTGTGGGTTGGAAGGGGTTCTTAGCTTGGAGGCAGATTCTAATGATTATGAGGAGCTTAGCAGCTGCACCAATCTTAGCATTTCCAGGAAGTATGAACATGCTGCTGATCGCTTCCAAGAAATGAAGAAAT cATCTGCAGTGTCGAAGCTTAAGCGAAAACATTTGGTAGATGAATCACCATCACTTCCGGTGAAGATTCCAAAGCTTACAGGTGTTGATGCCAAGAAAACAACATCCAAAAAGACAGAAAAAATCGCCAAGTTGAGCAATTCCAGGGTGTCAAGCTCCTGTCCCGTATCTGTTGGATGTGCTCGATCTTCAATTGATGGATGGAAATGGCATAAATGGTCCTTACATGCAAGACCTGCAGAAAGAGCTCGTGTTAGGGGAATTAAATTAACTACTATGCAGCGTTCTACTTCAGATAGTAGTGGCTCACATCTCTCCAATGTTAAGGGAATCACTGCTAGGACTAACAGGGTTAAAATGCGGAACCTACTTGCTGCAGCAGATGGTGCTGAGCTGTTGAAGACCTCTCAATTAAAG GCCAGGAAGAAGCGCCTACGTTTTCAGAGGAGTAAGATTCATGACTGGGGTCTTGTTGCATTGGAACCAATTGAAGCGGATGATTTTGTCATTGAATATGTTGGGGAACTAATTCGTCCACGG aTATCTGATATTAGGGAAATCCAGTATGAGAAGATGGGTATTGGCAGCAGCTATCTTTTTAGACTCGATGATGGTTGCGTG GTTGATGCTACTAAGCGCGGTGGCATTGCTAGATTCATAAACCATTCATGTGAG CCTAATTGCTACACTAAAATTGTAAGTGTTGAGGGTCAAAAGAGGATATTCATTTATGCAAAACGGCATATATCTGCTGGCGAAGAGATCACATACAATTACAAGTTTCCACTAGAGGAGAAAAAGATCCCTTGTAATTGTGGTTCAAAGAG GTGCCACGGTTCAATGAACTAA